In Nitratireductor mangrovi, the genomic window ATCGCCTTGACGGCCCCCAGTCCGTCGAAGACGGCGCCAAAGCACAAAGCGGCGACGATTATCCACATGAACATGCATGAAACCGCCAGGGATTTGCGCACCGTGTCGTGCAGAACCTGGCGTGTGAGCCGGCCCTTGACCAGCGCCGCAAAGGTCGCGGCCACCGCGCCCACCGCCGAGCTTTCCACCAGGCTGGTGTAACCCATCAGGAACAACCCGGTCATCATGAAGAAGATGAAGAAGGGCAGGATGCCTGCCTGCAGCAAGCGGAGTTTTTCGCGCAGCGAAACGTTGCGCTCTTCCGCTGGAAGCACCGGCCCGAGGTTGGGCTGCAGCCAGCAGCGCACCGCGATGTAGACGATGAAAAGCGTCGCCATCAGCAGACCCGGAAACACACCTGCGAGCCAGAGCTGGCCCACCGGCTGGCGCGCGATCATACCGTAGAGCACCAGCACCACGCTCGGTGGTACGAGGATGCCAAGGGACGATCCGGCCTGGATCACGCCGGTCACCATCACCTTGTCGTAGCCGCGCCGGAGCAACTCTGGCAGCGCGATCGTGGCGCCGATCGCCATGCCGGCGACTGACAGGCCGTTCATCGCCGAGATCACCACCATCAGCCCGATCGTGCCGATGGCAAGCCCGCCACGCACCGGCCCGAACCAGACATGGAACATCTTGTAGAGATCGTCGGCGATGCCCGACTCCGACAGCATGTAGCCCATGTAGATGAACAGCGGCAGCGTCAGCAGCGGGTACCACTTCATCAGCTTCATGGCGGCCGAGAAGCCGAGTTCCGAGCCACCCGTGCCCCACAGCAGAAGCGCGAAGATGACCGCCACGAAGCCGATCGCCCCGAAGACGCGCTGCCCGGTCAGAAGCAGCACCATCATCCCCGAGAACATGGTGATGGCGATCATCTCGTAGCTCATGACAGCTCCCTGCCGCGCGCTGCCGCGACGTCCCGTATGAGCTGCGCCACCGCCTGCAGGATCATGAAGACGATACCGATGCACATGATGATCTTGATCGGCGCCATGTAGGGCGCCCAGGCCGAATAGCTCTGCTCGCCATACCGCAGTGCGTAGCCGGTGCTGGAGATGCCGCCATAAAGCAGCATGCCGAGATAGAAGATCAGAAACAGGATCGTGACGCTGTCGATGGCCGCCCGCCGCCGCGGGCTCCATTGCGCGTAGACCAGGTCCATGCGTACATGGGCATCGTTCTGCAACGACCAGCCGCCGCCGAGCATGTAGTAACCAACCATGAGGAACTGGGCCATCTCCAGCGTCCAAAGCGGCGGGATGGCCACGGCCTTCATCACGGATGAATAGAGCAGAACGCCCATCATCGCGAAAATCAGGTACATCGCGAACAGGCCGACGACGCGATTGACCGCGTCGACCATGCGTACGTAGCGGCGCAGCACGTCAGGCACGAGGCACCTCCCCGCTGGAGGTCACGCCGGTCATCAACCCCGCCTCCGCTTCATGCCGCATATCCCGTCTGTGCGAGAACTGCCACGAGCCGGTCGGCCCATAGCGTCTGGCCCGCCCCGGTCGCGACCTCATCATTGCGGATTTCGATCATCGCGCAAGGTAGCCCTCGCGCCCGCGCGTGTCGTTCAAGCGAATAGTAGACACCGTCGGCCGGGGAGTAGGGCTGGTTGTCACCCACCGCCACGCCATCAAGTTGCGACAGGGCTTCGAGCATCGGTCCCGCGAGGCGCTCGTCGTCATCGTGCAGGATACCGACATGCCAAGGGCGCTTAACCCCATTGTAGACTGGGGTGAAGGTGTGAACCGAAATGACGGCAGCACCCCTGCCGGCCGCTTCACGCCCTGCCAGCACCCGATCCACCGCCGCGTGAAACGGCGTATGCGCCAGCGCTATGCGCCGCGTCCGTTCTTCCGCGTCGATCGCCAGATTACCCGGCACCGCCGTAGCCTCGCTGATCGCCGGAACAAGATCCCGCGCATCGCAGGCCCTGTTGCAGTCGACAACCAGTCGCGAAACCCCTGACTCGACGAGTACGGCGTCGAGGCGCTCCGCCATCAGCCGGGCCACCGGAAGCGCGCCAGGATCCCAGGCAATATGCCTGGCAAGGTCGGCGGCGCCGAGGCCAAGCGAGCCCAATTCGTCGGGCACGAAATTGGAAGCATGATCGCACAGGATCACAAGCTGGCCGGCGGCGTCCTCGCGCGTCACCCGCACCGCCTCGAACTCCTCCCCGACCTCGCTTGCCTGCGCCGTTCCCATCGCGCCTGGCCGCCCTTCGACCACGTAATGAATGATACGTCTTCTGCGCAGTTGCACAGTTGTGAATGATTTCATACATTTTTCGCGAGCTTGTCAAACCCGATCGCGGCAATGTCTGCGTATCGGTTCGACGCCCGGGAGGAACGCCGGAATGGCAACCAGCATTGCAGAACTGATTGCCGACAGAATGGACACGATGCCGGCCCGCGAACGACGCGCCGCACAGACGCTGGTTGCCAACTATCCGCTGATCGGGCTGAAGACCGTGGCCGACTTTTCCCAGCAGGCTGGGGTCAGTTCGCCGACGATCCTGCGCTTCGTCGCGAGACTCGGCTTTCACAACTACGCCGAGTTCCAGTCCGCGCTTCAGGATGAACTGGCGGCGCAGTTGCAGTCGCCGCTTGTCCGCACGACCATGGCCGACACCTCGTCCGAAACGCTCGACGCGACGCTTGAAAACATCCGCGGCACGTTCCTGCATCTCTCCGACAGGCAGATTGCCGAGATTGTCTCGCTGCTGTCGAACCCTCGATCGAGCATCTTCCTGATCGGCGGCCGCTTCACCGACCCGATTGCGCGTTACATGGCCGCGCACATGACCATCATCCGCCCCGGCGTGTTCCACCTTGCCGGTCAGGAGAGCAATTGGCGCGACCGGCTGATCGACATGGGCAGGCGCGATGTGCTCGTCGTCTTCGACATCAGGCGCTACCAGGAGAGCCTGCTGGCCTTTGCGGAAACGGCAAGCAGGCGCGGCATCCATATCATTC contains:
- a CDS encoding TRAP transporter large permease, which gives rise to MSYEMIAITMFSGMMVLLLTGQRVFGAIGFVAVIFALLLWGTGGSELGFSAAMKLMKWYPLLTLPLFIYMGYMLSESGIADDLYKMFHVWFGPVRGGLAIGTIGLMVVISAMNGLSVAGMAIGATIALPELLRRGYDKVMVTGVIQAGSSLGILVPPSVVLVLYGMIARQPVGQLWLAGVFPGLLMATLFIVYIAVRCWLQPNLGPVLPAEERNVSLREKLRLLQAGILPFFIFFMMTGLFLMGYTSLVESSAVGAVAATFAALVKGRLTRQVLHDTVRKSLAVSCMFMWIIVAALCFGAVFDGLGAVKAIEHFFVDQLGLTPWEVLILMQLSYLIMGMFLDDTAMLVIVAPLYVPLVKLLGFDLIWYGVLYTITCQIAYMTPPFGYNLFLMRAMAPPEITLGDIYRSIIPFVAVMVFGLIVVMVFPQIALWLPQHVYLR
- a CDS encoding TRAP transporter small permease subunit, with amino-acid sequence MPDVLRRYVRMVDAVNRVVGLFAMYLIFAMMGVLLYSSVMKAVAIPPLWTLEMAQFLMVGYYMLGGGWSLQNDAHVRMDLVYAQWSPRRRAAIDSVTILFLIFYLGMLLYGGISSTGYALRYGEQSYSAWAPYMAPIKIIMCIGIVFMILQAVAQLIRDVAAARGRELS
- a CDS encoding N-formylglutamate amidohydrolase, with amino-acid sequence MGTAQASEVGEEFEAVRVTREDAAGQLVILCDHASNFVPDELGSLGLGAADLARHIAWDPGALPVARLMAERLDAVLVESGVSRLVVDCNRACDARDLVPAISEATAVPGNLAIDAEERTRRIALAHTPFHAAVDRVLAGREAAGRGAAVISVHTFTPVYNGVKRPWHVGILHDDDERLAGPMLEALSQLDGVAVGDNQPYSPADGVYYSLERHARARGLPCAMIEIRNDEVATGAGQTLWADRLVAVLAQTGYAA
- a CDS encoding MurR/RpiR family transcriptional regulator is translated as MATSIAELIADRMDTMPARERRAAQTLVANYPLIGLKTVADFSQQAGVSSPTILRFVARLGFHNYAEFQSALQDELAAQLQSPLVRTTMADTSSETLDATLENIRGTFLHLSDRQIAEIVSLLSNPRSSIFLIGGRFTDPIARYMAAHMTIIRPGVFHLAGQESNWRDRLIDMGRRDVLVVFDIRRYQESLLAFAETASRRGIHIILLTDQWLSPIARFARHVIAGRTAVPSAWDSSAALFVVAERLIGELTGALEAESEARIRDLEALRQG